One window of Phalacrocorax carbo chromosome 1, bPhaCar2.1, whole genome shotgun sequence genomic DNA carries:
- the ATP6V0A4 gene encoding V-type proton ATPase 116 kDa subunit a 4: MASVFRSEEMSLMQLFLQVEAAYCCVAELGELGLVQFRDLNVNVNSFQRKFVNEVRRCESLERILRFLENEMEDNVEIVKLEKYPATPLPREMIDMETVLEKLEAELLEANQNQQTLKQNFLELTELKHLLKKTQDFFEAETNLPDDFFSEDTSGLLELRSTPTAAAAKLGFTAGVIKRERMIPFERLLWRACRGNIYLRYTEMDTLLEDPVTREEVKKNVFIIFYQGEQLKQKIKKICDGFRATVYPCPESASERREMLDGVNTRIEDLNTVITQTESHRQRLLHEAAANLWSWGIKVKKIKAIYHILNCCNIDVTQQCVIAEIWFPVADAGRIKRALHQGMERSGSTIAPILTAIHTRMAPPTFNRTNKFTAGFQNIVDAYGVGNYREMNPAPYTIITFPFLFAVMFGDCGHGAVMLGFALWMVVNEKSLLAQKSTNEIWNTFFSGRYLILLMGIFSMYTGFIYNDCFSKSFNIFGSSWHIIPMFKNSTWNKDVLLDNTVLQLDPAVPGVYSGNPYPFGIDPIWNVALNKLTFLNSYKMKMSVVIGIVHMIFGVILSLFNHIYFKKYINIFLQFIPEMIFIVSLFGYLVFMIIFKWCHFDVHSSQSAPSILIHFINMFLFNYGDTSNAPLYLHQKEVQSFLVIFALIAVPWMLLIKPFILRANHQKMQRMIRSQAILGSPGGENEVDVPENNHSKKASQGDHSGGLGGHEDDDEEFNFGDTFVHQAIHTIEYCLGCISNTASYLRLWALSLAHAQLSEVLWTMVMHNGFNNSGWAGLIVIFIIFAAFAVLTVAILLVMEGLSAFLHALRLHWVEFQNKFYVGAGYKFSPFSFQNIIDGTAEE, encoded by the exons ATGGCCTCAGTCTTCCGGAGCGAGGAGATGAGCCTGATGCAGCTCTTTCTGCAAGTGGAGGCTGCCTACTGCTGCGTGGCTGAGCTCGGGGAACTGGGTCTGGTCCAGTTCAGAGAT CTGAATGTGAATGTGAACAGCTTCCAGAGAAAGTTTGTGAATGAAGTGAGGAGGTGCGAATCCTTGGAGAGGATCCTGC GTTTTCTGGAAAATGAGATGGAAGACAATGTTGAGATAGTCAAACTAGAAAAGTACCCAGCGACCCCTCTGCCTCGAGAAATGATAGATATGGAG ACAGTGCTGGAGAAACTTGAAGCTGAGCTGCTGGAAGCCAACCAGAACCAGCAAACGCTGAAGCAGAACTTCCTTGAGCTGACGGAGCTCAAACATCTGCTGAAGAAAACCCAGGACTTCTTTGAG gcagaaaCCAATCTGCCAGATGATTTCTTCAGTGAGGACACATCTGGACTGCTGGAGCTGAGAAGCACTCctactgctgcagctgccaagCTGGG ATTCACAGCAGGGGTAATAAAGAGGGAAAGGATGATACCCTTTGAGCGCTTACTGTGGCGAGCCTGCAGGGGAAACATCTACCTGAGGTACACCGAAATGGACACCCTGCTGGAGGACCCTGTGACG AGAGAAGAGGTGAAGAAGAACGTGTTCATTATCTTCTATCAAGGAGAGCAGCTTAAACAAAAGATCAAGAAGATTTGTGATGG ATTTCGCGCCACAGTCTATCCCTGTCCAGAGTCTGCCAGTGAGCGCCGAGAAATGCTTGATGGAGTCAACACAAGGATTGAGGATTTAAACACA GTGATAACCCAAACCGAGTCCCACCGCCAGCGACTGCTGCATGAGGCAGCAGCCAATCTGTGGTCCTGGGGGATCAAGGTGAAGAAAATCAAGGCCATCTACCACATCCTGAATTGCTGTAACATCGATGTCACCCAGCAGTGTGTCATTGCAGAGATCTGGTTCCCAGTGGCTGATGCTGGCCGGATAAAAAGAGCTCTTCATCAGGGAATG GAGCGCAGTGGCTCTACTATCGCCCCTATCCTGACCGCCATACACACCAGGATGGCACCACCCACCTTCAACAGGACCAACAAATTCACAGCTGGATTTCAGAACATTGTGGATGCATACGGTGTAGGCAACTACAGGGAGATGAACCCGG CTCCATATACTATCATTACCTTCCCTTTCTTGTTTGCGGTGATGTTTGGGGATTGTGGCCATGGTGCTGTCATGCTGGGCTTTGCACTCTGGATGGTGGTTAACGAGAAGAGCCTTCTTGCCCAAAAAAGCACTAATGAG ATTTGGAACACCTTTTTCAGTGGGCGCTACCTGATCCTGCTCATGGGTATATTCTCCATGTACACTGGCTTCATCTACAATGACTGCTTCTCCAAATCGTTCAACATCTTTGGCTCTTCCTGGCATATCATCCCCATGTTTAAAAATAGCACTTGGAA TAAGGATGTGCTTCTGGACAATACAGTGCTGCAGTTGGATCCAGCAGTCCCAGGAGTCTACTCTGGAAATCCATATCCATTTGGAATAGATCCg ATCTGGAATGTTGCATTGAACAAGCTGACTTTCCTGAACTCCTACAAAATGAAGATGTCTGTTGTCATAGGGATTGTCCATATGATTTTTGGGGTGATACTCAGTCTCTTCAACCACAT CTACTTCAAGAAATACataaacattttccttcagttcaTTCCAGAGATGATTTTTATTGTCTCTCTTTTTGGCTACCTGGTCTTCATGATTATTTTCAAATGGTGTCATTTTGATGTCCACTCATCCCAGAGCGCACCAAGCATCCTCATCCACTTCATCAACATGTTTCTGTTCAATTACGGTGACACTTCAAATGCGCCATTATATCTGCATCAG AAAGAAGTGCAGAGTTTCTTGGTCATATTTGCTCTGATTGCTGTTCCCTGGATGCTCCTAATTAAGCCTTTCATCCTCCGAGCCAACCATCAGAAAATGCAGCGCATG ATTCGATCTCAAGCCATCTTGGGAAGCCCTGGAGGTGAAAATGAGGTAGATGTCCCAGAGAACAATCACTCCAAGAAAGCTTCCCAGGGAGACCACAGTGGTGGCCTTGGAGGACATGAGGATGATGACGAAGAG ttcaaTTTTGGAGACACGTTTGTCCACCAAGCTATCCATACCATTGAGTACTGCCTTGGCTGCATCTCTAACACAGCATCCTACTTGCGGCTCTGGGCGCTGAGCTTAGCCCATGCAC aACTGTCAGAGGTCCTTTGGACCATGGTGATGCACAACGGGTTCAATAACAGTGGCTGGGCAGGCCTCATTGtcatcttcatcatctttgCAGCATTTGCAGTGCTGACAGTAGCCATCCTGCTTGTCATGGAGGGGCTCTCAGCCTTTCTGCACGCCTTGCGTCTGCACTG GGTGGAGTTCCAGAACAAGTTCTACGTGGGAGCCGGGTACaaattttctcccttctccttccagaaCATCATTGATGGCACTGCAGAAGAGTGA